One part of the Sorangiineae bacterium MSr11954 genome encodes these proteins:
- a CDS encoding histidine kinase, whose amino-acid sequence MGRMEKETQLLDRFGLLGVASFLFWTVDGLIGVVGYRRMLGPEGTVSWWHALRASMVGAWMWVPLTVGIFWLARRSPLDPEHRGWRRSVGVHVAANVGVILFRAVLVYGGNRWIGWYPELPSFGEILYASVDHNLLLYWMLVGVAHALHFARRHRERALHASRLEAQLATARLGALEAQLRPHFLFNALHSLAELVHRDVDAADRMIVRLSELLRRTLAGDHAHEVPLREEIALLVPYIEIEQLRFGDRLSVTWDIAPEALDARVPHWILQPLVENALRHGLGRRAAPGHLCIAARAQAGRLMLEVRDDGSGPREGWEKTAGVGLANTRARLRELHGEDQRFTLAAANDRGAVASIDIPLARGLAERARSSGAPGATTSSGAPGATTPPGAPRATTPPGAPAPPATP is encoded by the coding sequence ATGGGGCGCATGGAGAAAGAGACGCAGCTGCTCGATCGGTTCGGCCTGCTCGGGGTCGCGTCGTTTCTCTTTTGGACGGTGGACGGGCTGATCGGCGTCGTTGGCTACCGCCGCATGCTGGGGCCCGAGGGAACCGTCTCGTGGTGGCACGCGCTGCGCGCGTCGATGGTGGGCGCGTGGATGTGGGTGCCGCTCACGGTGGGCATCTTCTGGCTCGCGCGGCGTTCTCCGCTCGATCCCGAGCACAGGGGGTGGCGGCGCAGCGTGGGGGTTCATGTCGCGGCCAACGTGGGGGTCATCTTGTTTCGCGCCGTCTTGGTTTACGGCGGCAATCGCTGGATCGGCTGGTACCCGGAGCTGCCGTCGTTCGGCGAGATCCTCTACGCCAGCGTGGACCACAACCTCCTCCTCTATTGGATGCTGGTCGGCGTGGCGCACGCGCTCCACTTCGCGCGCCGTCATCGCGAGCGAGCCTTGCACGCGAGCCGTCTCGAGGCGCAGCTCGCGACGGCGCGACTGGGCGCGCTCGAAGCGCAGCTCCGGCCGCATTTTCTCTTCAACGCGCTCCACTCGCTGGCGGAGCTGGTGCACCGCGACGTGGACGCGGCCGACCGCATGATCGTCCGCCTCAGCGAGCTTTTGCGCCGCACGCTCGCGGGCGACCACGCGCACGAGGTCCCTTTGCGCGAGGAGATCGCGCTGCTCGTGCCGTACATCGAGATCGAGCAGCTGCGCTTCGGCGATCGGCTCTCGGTCACATGGGACATCGCGCCGGAGGCGCTCGATGCCCGCGTGCCGCATTGGATCCTGCAGCCGCTGGTGGAGAACGCCCTGCGCCATGGTCTGGGGCGCCGGGCTGCCCCCGGGCACCTCTGCATCGCGGCCCGCGCGCAGGCGGGCCGGCTGATGCTCGAGGTTCGGGACGATGGGTCGGGTCCGCGGGAGGGGTGGGAGAAGACGGCAGGCGTGGGCTTGGCCAATACGCGCGCGCGGCTGCGGGAGCTCCACGGCGAGGATCAACGATTCACACTCGCGGCGGCAAACGACCGCGGCGCGGTGGCCTCGATCGACATTCCGCTCGCGCGGGGCCTGGCGGAGCGCGCAAGGTCGTCCGGCGCGCCCGGGGCAACGACGTCGTCCGGCGCGCCCGGGGCAACGACGCCACCCGGCGCGCCGAGGGCAACGACGCCACCCGGCGCGCCGGCGCCGCCCGCTACACCTTGA
- a CDS encoding NAD(P)-dependent alcohol dehydrogenase has translation MLKTSVYAAATAGARLAPSTIERRDPGPKDVLIEILYSGICHSDVHQARDEWGGATFPMVPGHEIVGRVTQVGKDVTKFAIGDHAAVGCFVDSCRVCGPCREGYEQFCEQGVAYTYNSTEMDRETPTYGGYSTHIVVREDYTLKVPSGLDLAGAAPLLCAGITTYSPLRQFACKKGDRVAVVGLGGLGHMAVKLAASMGAEVTVLSTSRSKEADARRLGAQGFEVTKDASTFQKLANRFNLIVDTVSAPHDLNAYLGTLHHYGTMVLVGVPPEDARLAAFSLILGNRRLAGSNIGGIAETQEMLNYCGEHGIVADVETIRVQDVNEAYERMLKNDVRYRFVIDTASFKV, from the coding sequence ATGTTGAAAACCTCGGTATACGCGGCCGCCACCGCGGGGGCACGCCTGGCACCTTCGACCATCGAGCGCCGCGATCCCGGCCCGAAGGACGTTCTCATCGAGATCCTCTACTCGGGTATCTGCCATAGCGACGTCCACCAGGCGCGCGACGAGTGGGGCGGCGCCACGTTCCCCATGGTCCCTGGCCACGAGATCGTGGGCCGCGTCACGCAAGTGGGCAAGGACGTGACGAAGTTCGCGATCGGCGACCACGCCGCCGTCGGCTGCTTCGTCGACTCGTGCCGCGTGTGCGGGCCGTGCCGCGAAGGTTACGAGCAATTCTGCGAGCAGGGCGTCGCGTACACGTACAACAGCACGGAAATGGACCGAGAGACGCCGACCTACGGCGGCTACTCGACCCACATCGTGGTGCGCGAGGACTACACGTTGAAGGTCCCCTCGGGGCTCGATCTCGCAGGCGCCGCGCCGCTTTTGTGCGCCGGCATCACCACGTACTCGCCGCTGCGCCAGTTCGCTTGCAAAAAGGGCGACCGCGTGGCCGTCGTAGGCCTCGGCGGGCTCGGTCACATGGCCGTGAAGCTCGCCGCCTCGATGGGCGCCGAGGTGACCGTGCTGAGCACCTCGCGCTCCAAGGAGGCCGACGCCCGCCGCCTCGGCGCGCAAGGCTTCGAGGTCACCAAGGACGCGAGCACGTTCCAGAAGCTGGCGAACCGCTTCAACCTGATCGTCGACACCGTGTCGGCGCCGCACGATCTGAACGCGTACCTCGGCACCTTGCACCATTATGGCACCATGGTCCTGGTCGGCGTGCCGCCCGAGGACGCGCGCCTCGCCGCCTTCTCGCTCATCCTGGGCAACCGCCGCCTCGCCGGGTCCAACATCGGCGGCATCGCCGAGACGCAAGAGATGCTGAACTATTGCGGCGAGCACGGCATCGTCGCGGACGTCGAGACCATCCGCGTCCAGGACGTCAACGAAGCGTACGAGCGCATGCTCAAGAACGACGTTCGCTACCGCTTCGTCATCGATACGGCGTCCTTCAAGGTGTAG
- a CDS encoding LysR substrate-binding domain-containing protein — MAFTPLNALNAFLAVARRRSFAAAASELGVSPSALSQSVQKLEDRLGIALLARTTRSVALTEAGRRLLEQAGPAVNQALEALKSASARPGEVTGKVRLTLPQIAMEPVLAPILPRFHARFPEVEVEIQIDNRRADIVAEGLDAGITLEEFIARDMIHVRLTGEARFLVVGAPRYIKRRGSPKTPRDLLQHDCICIHSPNTGEIWPWDLERGKKTWRVPVRGTFTSNDTRLTVMLAEAGLGLAYVFEPDVAAPLASGRLEIVLEEFSARVPGFFLYFPSRAQVSPAFRAFIDVARESMARGPAARAR, encoded by the coding sequence ATGGCATTTACCCCGCTCAACGCCCTCAACGCCTTCCTCGCGGTCGCGCGCCGGCGAAGCTTCGCGGCGGCGGCGTCCGAGCTGGGCGTATCGCCGTCGGCGCTCAGTCAATCGGTGCAAAAGCTCGAGGATCGCCTCGGTATCGCGCTCCTCGCCCGAACGACCCGGAGCGTGGCGCTGACCGAGGCCGGGCGCCGGTTGCTCGAACAGGCGGGCCCCGCCGTGAACCAAGCGCTCGAAGCGTTGAAGAGCGCATCGGCGCGGCCCGGCGAGGTGACGGGCAAGGTGCGCCTGACCTTGCCGCAAATCGCCATGGAGCCGGTGCTCGCGCCGATCCTCCCTCGCTTCCACGCGCGCTTTCCGGAGGTCGAGGTCGAAATCCAGATCGACAACCGCCGCGCCGACATCGTGGCCGAGGGGCTCGACGCCGGCATCACCTTGGAGGAGTTCATCGCGCGCGACATGATCCACGTGCGCTTGACGGGGGAAGCGCGCTTCCTCGTGGTGGGCGCGCCCCGCTACATCAAGCGCCGGGGGAGCCCGAAGACGCCGCGCGACCTCTTGCAGCACGATTGCATCTGCATCCACTCCCCCAACACGGGCGAAATCTGGCCGTGGGATCTGGAGCGCGGCAAGAAGACGTGGCGCGTGCCCGTGCGAGGCACCTTCACCTCGAACGACACGAGGCTCACCGTGATGCTGGCCGAAGCGGGCCTCGGCCTCGCGTACGTGTTCGAGCCCGACGTGGCCGCGCCATTGGCGAGCGGGCGGCTCGAGATCGTGCTCGAGGAGTTTTCGGCGCGCGTCCCCGGGTTCTTCCTCTACTTCCCGAGCCGCGCCCAAGTCTCCCCTGCCTTCCGCGCGTTCATCGATGTGGCGCGCGAATCCATGGCGCGGGGACCCGCGGCGCGCGCCCGGTGA
- a CDS encoding alcohol dehydrogenase catalytic domain-containing protein, protein MQAVVVSEIHREWKLIELPDPRPQAGQVLIRVRYSGMCGTDVHLHRGQFPAKLPVVAGHEPTGEIVEVGAGVTDFKVGDRVGVVWDQKVCGRCPSCQKGVSCPNAQTWLDLGGGNSELMLAWASGCALIPDGLALEAAAPIFCAGYTVMSALRNASPAPGERVAVLGVGGLGHLAVQVAHALGLETFAITGKPDKRAELLELGADEVVVSGDDPGKALLDAGGADIVIATTSSAKQIGSAFNGLRPRGRLVSTGVADGPVAIDSFGAMIAFREFRGAVPDKRSHLTEILELAAKGKVEPKLEIYPLARANEVRDRLEAGKVRYRAVLAHA, encoded by the coding sequence ATGCAAGCTGTCGTCGTTTCGGAGATTCATCGCGAGTGGAAGCTGATCGAGCTCCCCGATCCGCGGCCCCAAGCCGGACAGGTCCTCATCCGCGTTCGCTACTCGGGCATGTGCGGGACCGACGTTCACCTTCATCGCGGCCAGTTCCCGGCCAAGCTCCCGGTCGTCGCCGGGCACGAGCCGACGGGCGAGATCGTCGAGGTCGGAGCCGGCGTCACCGATTTCAAGGTCGGCGATCGCGTGGGGGTCGTGTGGGATCAAAAGGTTTGCGGGCGCTGTCCCTCATGCCAAAAGGGCGTGAGCTGCCCGAACGCGCAGACATGGCTCGACCTCGGGGGCGGCAACTCGGAGCTGATGCTCGCGTGGGCCTCGGGCTGCGCGCTCATCCCCGACGGCCTCGCCCTCGAGGCGGCGGCGCCCATTTTTTGCGCGGGTTACACGGTCATGAGCGCGCTCCGAAACGCGAGCCCCGCGCCGGGGGAGCGCGTGGCCGTGCTGGGGGTCGGGGGGCTCGGGCACCTCGCCGTTCAAGTCGCGCACGCGCTCGGCCTCGAGACATTTGCGATCACCGGAAAACCCGATAAGCGCGCGGAGCTGCTCGAGCTCGGGGCCGACGAGGTCGTCGTCTCGGGCGACGATCCGGGCAAGGCCCTCCTCGACGCGGGCGGCGCGGACATCGTGATCGCGACCACCAGCTCGGCGAAACAAATCGGGTCGGCCTTCAACGGGCTGAGGCCCCGGGGCCGGCTCGTGAGCACCGGCGTGGCGGACGGCCCCGTCGCCATCGATTCGTTCGGCGCCATGATCGCCTTTCGCGAGTTCCGCGGGGCGGTGCCCGACAAGCGGAGCCACCTCACGGAGATCCTCGAGCTCGCCGCCAAGGGCAAGGTCGAGCCGAAGCTCGAAATTTACCCGCTCGCCCGAGCGAACGAGGTGCGCGACCGGCTGGAGGCCGGCAAAGTGCGCTACCGCGCGGTCCTCGCGCACGCCTAG
- a CDS encoding AraC family transcriptional regulator — protein MRVPQVSRLPFSPTPKPTSKDGYLAGELLELVARGATNEGDTESVFSGFRFLRVSKPSSIRKWHAFGPMLIVVAQGRKVATYRGVSLAYDPLHYLVVTGEAEFAGKVIEAAPEKPFLAFCYAIPPDVVAKTLLTLADANDAAPMAEPVPAFVAPIDTHILDCSVRWLRAIEDPLERRVVAPLVVEELVFRLLRTDAAAAVRSAVGQDRDTDKVESAMLFLQANVERALSVEDVARHVAMSPSHFAHRFRAVARVSPMRYLKQLRLQHARTLMIAEGLRVGEAAARAGYESTSHFTRDFRGFFGASPGEYVRRVRDR, from the coding sequence ATGCGCGTGCCGCAGGTATCGCGCCTTCCGTTCTCCCCGACACCGAAACCGACGTCGAAGGACGGTTATCTCGCGGGCGAGCTCCTGGAGCTCGTGGCGCGTGGGGCTACGAACGAGGGCGATACGGAGAGTGTCTTCTCCGGGTTTCGCTTTCTTCGCGTATCGAAGCCCTCGAGCATCCGCAAATGGCACGCGTTCGGGCCGATGCTCATCGTGGTGGCGCAGGGCCGAAAGGTCGCCACGTATCGGGGGGTGAGCCTCGCGTACGATCCCTTGCACTACCTGGTGGTCACGGGCGAGGCGGAGTTTGCGGGCAAGGTCATCGAGGCCGCACCCGAGAAGCCCTTTTTGGCGTTTTGCTACGCCATTCCGCCGGACGTCGTGGCCAAGACGCTCTTGACCCTCGCGGATGCGAACGACGCGGCGCCGATGGCGGAGCCCGTTCCGGCGTTCGTCGCGCCCATCGATACGCACATCCTCGATTGCTCGGTGCGATGGTTGCGCGCCATCGAGGATCCGCTCGAGCGCCGCGTGGTCGCGCCGCTGGTGGTCGAGGAGCTCGTCTTTCGCCTGCTCCGCACGGACGCGGCGGCTGCCGTTCGAAGCGCCGTCGGGCAGGATCGGGATACGGACAAGGTCGAGTCGGCGATGCTGTTTCTCCAAGCCAATGTCGAGCGCGCGCTCAGCGTCGAGGACGTCGCGCGCCATGTGGCGATGAGCCCGTCGCACTTCGCGCATCGGTTCCGCGCGGTCGCGCGCGTGAGCCCGATGCGCTACTTGAAACAGCTGCGCCTGCAGCATGCACGCACCTTGATGATCGCCGAAGGGCTCCGCGTCGGGGAGGCGGCCGCGCGCGCCGGGTACGAGAGCACGTCGCATTTTACGCGGGATTTTCGCGGGTTCTTTGGCGCCTCGCCGGGCGAATACGTGCGCCGCGTTCGCGATCGGTGA
- the fadI gene encoding acetyl-CoA C-acyltransferase FadI, whose protein sequence is MATANGNGNGKGRGERIAIVSGLRTPFAKSQTAYRDLSALDLGKIVVAELLARAELSPKEVGLCVYGQVLPSISAPNIAREIVLGTAMPKDIQAFSVSRACATSFQSLTSAAEALLAGQHDVAITGGADSASDVPITVSKKLAAALLDANKAKTFGEKLKAFRKLSPGDFLPVPPSLKEPTTGLTMGESAEKMAKEAHISREEQDVFAHRSHSRAAQAWKDGLFAEEVMHVVPAPRYDKPIARDNSVREESSLDAYAKLKPAFDRKFGSITAGNSSPLTDGASALLVMTEQKAKALGYKPLGYLRSWAYAALDPEGWMLMGPSYATPIALDRAGLSLSQMDIVDMHEAFAAQVLCNVQAFSSKKFAEEKLGRSEPIGAIDDAKFNVHGGSISIGHPFAATGARMVTTVLRELKRRGGQFGLATACAAGGLGAAVVLEVGE, encoded by the coding sequence ATGGCCACCGCGAATGGAAACGGAAATGGCAAGGGTCGGGGAGAACGCATCGCGATCGTCTCCGGGCTGCGGACCCCCTTCGCCAAGTCGCAGACCGCCTACCGCGATTTGAGCGCGCTCGATCTGGGAAAGATCGTGGTCGCGGAGCTGCTCGCGCGCGCGGAGCTCTCGCCCAAGGAGGTCGGGCTCTGCGTTTATGGGCAGGTGCTGCCGTCGATTTCGGCGCCCAACATCGCGCGGGAGATCGTGCTGGGCACGGCCATGCCGAAGGATATCCAAGCCTTCTCGGTGAGCCGCGCATGCGCGACGTCGTTTCAGTCGCTGACGAGCGCCGCCGAGGCGCTCTTGGCGGGCCAGCACGACGTGGCCATCACCGGCGGCGCCGATAGCGCCAGCGACGTGCCCATCACCGTCTCCAAGAAGCTCGCCGCCGCGCTGCTCGACGCGAACAAAGCCAAGACCTTCGGCGAAAAGCTCAAGGCCTTCCGCAAGCTCTCGCCCGGCGATTTTCTGCCGGTCCCGCCGTCGCTCAAGGAGCCGACCACCGGCCTCACCATGGGCGAGAGCGCCGAGAAGATGGCCAAGGAGGCGCACATCTCGCGCGAAGAGCAGGACGTGTTCGCGCACCGAAGCCACTCGCGCGCCGCCCAAGCGTGGAAGGACGGCCTCTTCGCCGAAGAGGTGATGCACGTGGTCCCCGCGCCCCGCTACGACAAGCCCATCGCGCGCGACAACTCGGTTCGCGAGGAGTCGTCGCTCGACGCGTACGCCAAGCTCAAGCCGGCCTTCGATCGCAAGTTCGGGAGCATCACGGCCGGAAACTCCTCGCCGCTCACCGATGGCGCCAGCGCGCTCTTGGTGATGACCGAGCAAAAGGCCAAGGCCCTCGGCTACAAGCCGCTCGGCTACCTCCGCTCCTGGGCCTACGCGGCGCTCGACCCCGAAGGTTGGATGCTCATGGGCCCCAGCTACGCCACGCCCATCGCGCTCGACCGCGCCGGGCTTTCGCTTTCGCAGATGGACATCGTGGACATGCACGAGGCCTTCGCGGCGCAAGTTCTGTGCAATGTGCAAGCATTTTCGTCGAAGAAGTTCGCGGAGGAAAAATTGGGACGGAGCGAGCCGATCGGCGCCATCGACGACGCGAAGTTCAATGTGCACGGCGGCTCGATTTCCATCGGGCACCCCTTCGCGGCCACCGGGGCGCGCATGGTGACCACCGTGCTGCGCGAGCTCAAACGGCGCGGCGGTCAGTTCGGTCTCGCCACGGCATGCGCCGCGGGCGGGCTCGGGGCAGCGGTGGTGCTGGAGGTGGGCGAATGA